A stretch of Coxiella endosymbiont of Amblyomma sculptum DNA encodes these proteins:
- a CDS encoding OPT family oligopeptide transporter — MHLNRENTPLIPDSTKLPEFTFKSVVLSILLAILLSAANAYLALKVGTTISASIPASVLSLGILRLFKNHNVLESNLIQTAASAGEGSAAAIAFVLPAMIFFRIWKNFPYWEISVITLIGGLLGVLFSVPLRKVILNLPILPFPEGTAIGNLLKMSIQRKSGMKLLVQGGLVGGLVTFAQMGLKVVSDSLQMWTFVGKRTIFGFSIGSTPAVLATGFIVGLEVAVSLFSGSIVGWLILLPFIGLHYGLPVNTNSAYNAATQLWNAHLRFVGVGTMLIGGIWTLFLLLKLVARKIRFSLVNSRREGLGKTTRNCSRTETDISSSRIVISVLILSFSLFFYTFYYLHHSCIVATTLFLWIVSFVSVVYVIIIGFLLATISGYCCGLVGSSNNPLSGLLITAILLLSFLFSTMFEVQGTTQAHYIASAVIVITAILAGIGSIAGENIQDLKAGKMIGATPWKQQLMMAVGVSVSAFIIGPVLQLLFNAYGIGGVYPHSGMDPSQMLAAPQADLMAVVSQGVLDHHLDWGMVILGGIVAIIVIMIDTVLRKFHFRLPALAFGLGIYLPPEVITPVVIGGFINFLVKKPWKMKKIPPLEGIEDPQPSFNQNGMLAACGTVAGSALVGVILAVPFAIVGNSDVLALATTPGLSRITSALGIIICFSLCVWFYCVGVRK, encoded by the coding sequence ATGCATTTAAACAGAGAAAACACACCGTTAATCCCGGATTCTACCAAATTGCCAGAATTCACTTTTAAGTCTGTAGTACTTTCCATTCTGCTGGCCATTCTTTTATCGGCAGCGAATGCCTATCTTGCCCTAAAAGTAGGAACTACTATTTCTGCTTCAATACCCGCATCAGTGTTGTCGCTGGGAATTTTGAGGTTATTTAAAAACCACAATGTTTTGGAAAGCAATTTAATTCAAACAGCAGCTTCTGCGGGAGAAGGCAGTGCCGCCGCTATAGCATTCGTTCTGCCAGCTATGATTTTCTTTCGAATTTGGAAAAATTTCCCCTATTGGGAAATTTCCGTTATTACCCTGATAGGAGGGCTGTTAGGAGTTTTATTTTCCGTTCCTTTGCGTAAAGTCATACTGAACCTTCCTATTCTACCCTTTCCCGAAGGGACAGCCATAGGAAATCTTCTTAAAATGAGTATTCAAAGAAAATCCGGTATGAAGCTGTTGGTTCAAGGAGGTTTGGTTGGCGGTCTTGTAACTTTTGCGCAAATGGGGCTAAAAGTTGTTTCTGATAGTTTACAAATGTGGACGTTTGTAGGAAAAAGAACTATTTTTGGTTTTTCAATAGGATCCACTCCCGCTGTGCTGGCTACAGGATTTATCGTTGGTCTAGAAGTGGCAGTGAGTCTATTTTCCGGATCCATTGTAGGATGGTTGATCTTATTACCTTTCATTGGTCTACATTATGGGTTGCCTGTTAATACAAATTCAGCGTACAATGCGGCCACTCAATTGTGGAATGCGCATTTGCGTTTTGTCGGTGTAGGGACAATGCTCATCGGTGGAATATGGACATTGTTTCTTTTACTGAAATTGGTGGCAAGAAAAATTCGATTTTCTCTAGTCAATTCTCGGCGAGAAGGATTGGGAAAAACCACAAGAAATTGCTCACGAACTGAAACAGACATCTCATCTTCTCGAATCGTTATCAGCGTATTAATTTTGTCTTTTTCCTTATTTTTCTACACTTTCTATTATTTGCATCACTCTTGTATTGTAGCAACTACTCTTTTTTTATGGATCGTCTCTTTTGTCTCGGTTGTTTACGTAATAATCATCGGATTTCTTTTAGCAACTATATCTGGCTATTGTTGTGGATTGGTCGGATCAAGCAACAACCCTTTGTCCGGTCTTTTGATCACCGCTATACTGTTGCTTTCGTTTTTGTTTTCAACAATGTTTGAAGTTCAGGGGACAACACAAGCTCATTATATTGCTTCTGCAGTTATTGTAATCACTGCTATTCTCGCTGGTATTGGATCAATTGCAGGAGAAAATATTCAAGATCTCAAAGCAGGCAAAATGATAGGCGCTACACCTTGGAAGCAACAACTAATGATGGCTGTTGGTGTTAGCGTTTCAGCGTTTATCATCGGACCAGTACTGCAACTTTTGTTTAATGCTTATGGTATCGGCGGTGTGTATCCACATTCAGGAATGGATCCGTCTCAAATGTTAGCGGCACCACAAGCGGATTTAATGGCTGTAGTCTCTCAAGGAGTATTGGATCACCATCTCGATTGGGGAATGGTTATTTTAGGCGGGATAGTAGCTATAATAGTCATTATGATTGACACCGTTCTGAGAAAATTCCATTTCCGATTGCCCGCTTTGGCGTTTGGATTAGGTATTTACTTACCTCCAGAAGTAATCACTCCTGTAGTTATCGGTGGATTCATAAATTTTTTGGTTAAAAAACCTTGGAAAATGAAAAAAATCCCTCCCCTGGAAGGAATCGAAGATCCGCAACCTTCTTTCAATCAAAACGGAATGTTAGCGGCTTGTGGTACAGTAGCCGGTAGTGCTTTGGTAGGAGTAATTTTAGCGGTTCCGTTTGCCATTGTAGGTAATTCAGATGTATTGGCATTGGCGACAACCCCCGGATTATCTCGGATAACGAGTGCACTAGGAATTATTATATGTTTCTCGTTGTGTGTATGGTTTTATTGTGTCGGTGTTAGGAAATGA
- a CDS encoding IscS subfamily cysteine desulfurase has protein sequence MTKLPIYLDYMSTTPVDPIVAGAIRDCLTKKENFGNSASESHVYGWSARELIEKARKSIAKLVNADPKEIVWTSGATESDNLALKGSAFFYHRNGRHVITVSTEHKAVLDTCSYLSSKGFEITYLNPKHNGLLDLCEFKNSIRSDTILASCMHVNNETGVIQDIAAIGEITRKYGVLFHVDAAQSVGKIPIDLRRMKVDLMSFSSHKLYGPKGIGALYVRRTPRVRLEPLIHGGGHENGLRSGTLPTHQIVGMGVAFSLAQKRMFQDTKKIIRLKNRLWSGLSQIDGVQLNAETAPCIPGCLNIRFDGIESESLMVRLQKIAISGGSACDSANPNPSYVLLAMGLGREEAYNSVRISLGRLTTEEEIDNTISHIAEQLCHLRRMPSIWENVKKKLIE, from the coding sequence ATGACAAAATTGCCTATTTATTTGGATTATATGTCGACAACACCTGTAGATCCTATTGTAGCGGGAGCAATAAGAGATTGTTTGACTAAAAAGGAAAACTTCGGAAATTCTGCCTCGGAAAGTCATGTTTACGGATGGAGCGCTCGAGAATTGATTGAGAAAGCACGAAAATCCATCGCAAAATTAGTAAACGCCGATCCTAAAGAGATTGTCTGGACTTCGGGAGCGACAGAATCGGACAATTTAGCCCTGAAAGGCTCCGCTTTTTTTTATCACCGTAACGGCAGACACGTTATTACAGTAAGTACAGAACATAAAGCTGTATTGGATACGTGTTCTTATTTATCTTCTAAAGGTTTCGAAATTACATATTTAAATCCTAAACACAATGGATTATTGGATTTGTGTGAATTTAAAAATTCTATTCGCTCTGATACCATTTTGGCTTCATGCATGCATGTAAACAATGAAACTGGCGTTATTCAAGATATCGCCGCTATAGGAGAGATTACACGAAAATACGGTGTTCTTTTTCACGTAGACGCAGCACAAAGTGTAGGAAAGATTCCTATCGACTTGCGTCGTATGAAAGTTGATTTGATGTCTTTTTCATCCCATAAACTTTACGGACCGAAAGGAATCGGCGCTTTGTATGTGCGTCGCACTCCTCGCGTTCGATTAGAACCTTTGATCCATGGTGGTGGCCATGAAAACGGATTGCGTTCAGGAACATTACCCACTCATCAAATTGTAGGTATGGGTGTGGCTTTTTCTTTGGCTCAAAAACGTATGTTCCAAGATACAAAAAAAATTATTCGATTGAAAAACCGTCTTTGGTCGGGATTATCTCAGATAGATGGTGTACAGTTGAATGCGGAAACAGCTCCTTGTATCCCCGGCTGTTTAAACATCAGATTTGATGGTATAGAAAGCGAGTCTCTAATGGTGAGATTACAAAAGATAGCAATTTCAGGTGGATCGGCGTGCGATTCTGCAAATCCTAACCCTTCTTACGTATTGTTAGCAATGGGTTTGGGTCGTGAAGAAGCTTATAATTCTGTTCGAATTAGTTTAGGACGATTGACTACAGAAGAAGAAATTGACAATACGATTTCTCATATCGCCGAACAATTGTGCCACTTACGTCGAATGCCTTCTATTTGGGAAAACGTTAAAAAAAAATTGATCGAGTAG
- a CDS encoding inositol monophosphatase family protein: protein MYPMLNTAIQAARNAARIIVRFVDRIDVLDIKEKNQNDFVTQVDQLSEQEIIQTIRRAYPDHTILAEESGLHKSRDDFIWIVDPLDGTTNFIHGFPQIAISIALKYREKLVIAVVYDPLYQELFTAVRGSGAQLNNRKIRVSTCAKINEALIGASFPFKEQALLQTYIKSFKAILPKAVGIRRSGSAALDLAYVASGRLDGCWEIGLKPWDMAAGVLLVVESGGFIGDLRGKENYMEGGNVVAGNNKIYKSLLKLIAHSKN from the coding sequence ATGTACCCAATGCTCAATACTGCTATTCAAGCTGCTCGTAACGCAGCGCGCATTATTGTCCGTTTTGTGGACAGAATTGATGTTCTTGATATCAAAGAGAAAAATCAAAACGATTTTGTTACTCAAGTGGATCAACTGTCTGAACAAGAGATTATTCAAACCATTCGTAGAGCCTATCCGGATCATACTATATTGGCCGAAGAATCGGGTTTACATAAGTCTCGAGATGACTTTATCTGGATTGTTGATCCGTTAGATGGCACCACCAACTTTATCCATGGTTTCCCTCAAATAGCGATATCTATTGCTTTAAAATATCGCGAAAAATTGGTGATAGCTGTCGTATATGATCCTCTCTATCAAGAATTATTCACAGCTGTTCGAGGTAGCGGTGCTCAATTGAACAATCGTAAAATTAGGGTTAGTACTTGCGCAAAAATAAATGAAGCGCTTATTGGAGCCAGTTTCCCTTTTAAAGAGCAAGCGCTTTTGCAAACGTATATTAAATCTTTTAAAGCCATTTTACCTAAAGCCGTTGGAATTCGTCGTTCAGGTTCGGCGGCTTTAGACTTGGCTTATGTAGCCTCTGGACGGCTGGACGGTTGTTGGGAAATAGGACTAAAACCATGGGATATGGCTGCGGGTGTTTTACTCGTTGTGGAATCAGGTGGTTTTATAGGTGACCTTCGAGGAAAAGAAAATTATATGGAAGGTGGAAATGTTGTTGCTGGAAACAACAAAATTTATAAATCTTTACTGAAGCTGATTGCACACTCAAAGAATTGA